One Stratiformator vulcanicus genomic window, AGTTGAGAAATCGAGGATGTTCGATCAGATCGCGATACGCTTTGAGCGACGTATCGCGAAGTTGATTCATCGTGTCGATCCAGGCGGGATCGACCTCGCGGTCCTGCTCGACCGAAACGAGCAGGGTGGCCCAGCCGACCTGCTCGAGGTGGCGGTGCGCGATCTGCGGATCATCGTAGCGGTCGGCGAGGACTTCTCCCTGTTCTGTGATTCGAAGGTGCCCGCCGACGGAGTTCGGTGGCAACGACATGATCGCCCGGGCGGCCGGCCCTCCACCGCGACCGAGTCCGCCGCCCCGGCCGTGAAAGATCACCAACTCGACATCGTTCTTTTGGGCAACCCGGGCCAGTTGTTCCTGGGCCTGATGGAGCCCCCAACCAGCGGCGAGATATCCGCCGTCTTTGGTGCTGTCGGAATAGCCGACCATCACGGTTTGAAGCGTGCGTCCTTTGATTTCGACGTAGCTGCGGTATTCAGGAATGGCGAAGAGTTCGTCGAGAATCGTCGCGCCGTTGTTAAGGTCGTCGATCGTTTCGAACAGCGGTTGAATCGGCAGTTGCGGGAGCGGCTCGCCTTCCTGCTCGCCGGTCGTCTTCCACGCCCAGTTCCAAAACCAGAGGACGGCGAGAATATCACTGACGTGATGCGTCATACTGATCACGTGCCCGCCGAGCGGCTCCAACCCGTGCGATCGGACGGTGTCGGCGAGAAGGCGGAACAGTGACAGCGTCTCGCGGGTCATACCTTCGAAATCGGTCACGAAGATCGTCGGGGGAGCATCCATCGTTTCGAGCAGCAACTTGCGCCGGCCCGCTTCGTCCAATTCGAGGTAGGACTCGCAAAGCTCGGTCGATCGCAGAACTTCGTCGAGGACCTCGTTGTGCACGCGGGAGTCCTGCCGGACGTCGAGTGAGGCAAAGTGCAGACCGAATGTGCGAATCTGCGTGAGCCAGTCCTCGAGATAGACATCGGCAATACGGTCACCGCCGTTTTCACGCAGGCAGGACTCGATCAGCCGGACATCGCGTTCCAGTTCGGCCGCCGAACCGTATGCGGCGCGACGACTTCGGTCATAAACCTCGGCCTCGAGAGATTGCTCAAGCCGAAACTCGATGACGCGGATCCAGCGGCGGTACACTTCGTTGGGCGACATTTCGTCGAGGAGCGCCCGAATTGCCGGCCAGCGGTCATAAGCCTCGGCGACGGCGTGACTCATCTCCTTGGGGATTTCGACTTTGCGATCGGAGATGACGAGCATGCGAAATAGCTCGTGGGCCGTTTCACGCTGTCGGGCAATCGCTGCCGAACGCAGCACGCGGAGGGTGTTCCGCGTGACATCGGCAGTCACGAACGGATTACCGTCGCGGTCGCCGCCGATCCACGAACCGAATTTAATAAAGACGGGCGATTCCCAATCGCTCTCGATCGCTTCACCGTATGCGGCTTTCATCGCCCGACGAACTTCGCGATGAATCTCGGGCAGGATTTGCCAAATTTCCTTCACGAAGAATAAGCCCCGTTCGACCTCCTGCATGACGGTCGGTCGCGAGGGACGCGTCTGATCAATAAGCCACAAAATGGTGAGATTACTTTTGAGCCGCTCGGCGATCCGTTCCCGTTCACGAGGCATCAGGTCGTCGCGGTGCAATTCCTGAATGCCGGTTCGGATTTTTCGAATGACCCGGCGTGTCGTGCGGCGTTTCGCCTCGGTGGGGTGTGCCGTGAAGACGAGATCGACACAAAAGCGATCGAGCAACTCTTGTGTTTTATTGGCGTCGAAGCCTCGTCCTTTCAACGCGAAAA contains:
- the ppc gene encoding phosphoenolpyruvate carboxylase, with the translated sequence MPEAITADDLRHDISFLTELLDEMIAEQRGAGSLKLVEEIHQLAEARRGGDAASEEKLIARVAAMTPDEMAVAIPALSIFFDLANTAEDTHRVRVLRERGRTAGDQPRGESLRAAVFALKGRGFDANKTQELLDRFCVDLVFTAHPTEAKRRTTRRVIRKIRTGIQELHRDDLMPRERERIAERLKSNLTILWLIDQTRPSRPTVMQEVERGLFFVKEIWQILPEIHREVRRAMKAAYGEAIESDWESPVFIKFGSWIGGDRDGNPFVTADVTRNTLRVLRSAAIARQRETAHELFRMLVISDRKVEIPKEMSHAVAEAYDRWPAIRALLDEMSPNEVYRRWIRVIEFRLEQSLEAEVYDRSRRAAYGSAAELERDVRLIESCLRENGGDRIADVYLEDWLTQIRTFGLHFASLDVRQDSRVHNEVLDEVLRSTELCESYLELDEAGRRKLLLETMDAPPTIFVTDFEGMTRETLSLFRLLADTVRSHGLEPLGGHVISMTHHVSDILAVLWFWNWAWKTTGEQEGEPLPQLPIQPLFETIDDLNNGATILDELFAIPEYRSYVEIKGRTLQTVMVGYSDSTKDGGYLAAGWGLHQAQEQLARVAQKNDVELVIFHGRGGGLGRGGGPAARAIMSLPPNSVGGHLRITEQGEVLADRYDDPQIAHRHLEQVGWATLLVSVEQDREVDPAWIDTMNQLRDTSLKAYRDLIEHPRFLNYFDRATPISEIENLPIGSRPARRRERKSLADLRAIPWTFSWTQSRHFLPAWYGLGAAIEDFKQHHDGDILKTMYADWPMFRALIDNAELALSKADMGIAARYAEMLDEGDQAIEVWEAVEAEFNRSRDAVLSITGQSELLGGVPWLRDSIAERNPYVDPLNLIQIELIKRLRVLDAEEDDASEDERERLRELVRLSIQGVAAGLRTTG